The segment GGAGTCTAAGACATCCATATTATAATTGGCCATGAATTGAGCAATAGTTCCTCCTCCACCCTGATCAGTTTTACCAAGTTCAGCAATCTGCCAGATAACACCTTTATCATTAAATAAAGATCTAATATGTCCAACAAATTCTGCAGTTGCTTCTGAAGAACCACCTTTACCTCTAGAACCAGTATATTTAGTTAATACCAATCCTTTTCCAAGATAAGCAGCATTGTTTTTAGCATATACATCTGCAAAATCCGGATCAAAAGCAGCACTAACATCTGCAGAAATAGCTTTGGAATTTTCAAGAATTTTTCTTACAATTAATTCACTATAATCATCATAATAACGATCTGTCATTTCTGCTACTGTATTTTCAAAAAATCTAGACTGCATACCTGTACTACCCATACTACCTATTTCCTCTTTGTCTACCAAAAGGGCCATAGCAGTATAAGAAGGATTTTCTAAATCAAGTAAGGCCTGTAGTGCAGTATAACTACATACACGATCATCATGGGCATATCCCATCAATAAACTGCGATCAAAGCCAACATCTCTGGTAGTTCCTGCTGGTACTACTTCAATATCAGCACTTACTAAATCTTCTCCACTTATATTATATTTTTCATCTAATAGATTTAGAACACCTTTTTTGATTTTTTCTTTTTCATCTTCATCATCTTCTACTGGAATACTACCTGTAACAATATTTAATTGCTGGGCATTAATTCCTTCTCCTAATTTTTTCTTAACCTGATCCTGAGCCAGGTGAGGTAATAAATCACTTATATAAAATACTGGATCATCTTCATCCTCTCCAATATTTATATTAATTTTACTACCATCTTCTTTTATTACAACTCCATGGAGTGCAAGTGGTATAGTGACCCACTGATATTTTTTAATTCCTCCATAATAATGAGTATTAAAAAAGGCAAGTTCACCATCTTCATAAACAGGATTTGGTTTTAAATCAATACGAGGAGCATCCATATGAGCCCCCACAATTCTCAATCCTTCTTCAAGATCTTTTTCACCTATAATTGCAGCAATCAAAGCTTTTTCTCTATTTATAGCATAAACTTTGTCACCTGCTTCTAATTTATCTATATCCTCAATATTAATAAAACCTTCTTTTTCTAGTAATTCTACTGAACTTCTGGCAAATTCACGTTCTGTTTTGTTCTTAGATAGAAA is part of the Halanaerobiales bacterium genome and harbors:
- a CDS encoding aminopeptidase — protein: MSENKAYEAKNAWTEMEEVEKEEIFEFNNEYGEFLSKNKTEREFARSSVELLEKEGFINIEDIDKLEAGDKVYAINREKALIAAIIGEKDLEEGLRIVGAHMDAPRIDLKPNPVYEDGELAFFNTHYYGGIKKYQWVTIPLALHGVVIKEDGSKININIGEDEDDPVFYISDLLPHLAQDQVKKKLGEGINAQQLNIVTGSIPVEDDEDEKEKIKKGVLNLLDEKYNISGEDLVSADIEVVPAGTTRDVGFDRSLLMGYAHDDRVCSYTALQALLDLENPSYTAMALLVDKEEIGSMGSTGMQSRFFENTVAEMTDRYYDDYSELIVRKILENSKAISADVSAAFDPDFADVYAKNNAAYLGKGLVLTKYTGSRGKGGSSEATAEFVGHIRSLFNDKGVIWQIAELGKTDQGGGGTIAQFMANYNMDVLDSGPAVLSMHSPYEVVSKVDVYNTYLGYYVFMNE